A region from the Vicia villosa cultivar HV-30 ecotype Madison, WI linkage group LG3, Vvil1.0, whole genome shotgun sequence genome encodes:
- the LOC131658067 gene encoding uncharacterized protein LOC131658067, giving the protein MGLKSWVEMVATAFVTGEISTYCCLSDVIIPCLQRFNEVKMVFQDICTKEDKWVVGRVADMLWGIGNNRNYWIWNNEKKDPPGVGWVKCNVDVGFNKHLGTTNIGWCFRDYDGRFIRADTLWDFGLYIVIEAGALALKKAVQGGIQVQMERITFESDSQIMVQVVHANYVGNSKFSVIISSIKNMLELHSNFEVKFVKRQANLIAHLLVRTTNSRLGVRFFI; this is encoded by the exons ATGGGGTTGAAGAGTTGGGTTGAGATGGTTGCAACCGCGTTTGTTACCGGCGAAATAAGCACTTATTGTT GTTTAAGTGATGTTATTATACCGTGTCTTCAAAGGTTTAATGAGGTTAAAATGGTTTTTCAAGACATTTGTACTAAAGAGGATAAGTGGGTCGTAGGTAGAGTGGCGGATATGTTATGGGGGATTGGGAATAATAGGAATTATTGGATATGGAATAATGAGAAGAAAGAT CCACCTGGTGTTGGGTGGGTGAAGTGTAATGTGGATGTTGGTTTCAATAAACACTTAGGAACAACTAACATAGGATGGTGTTTTAGAGACTACGATGGTAGATTCATCAGGGCAGATACTTTGTGGGATTTTGGGCTTTACATAGTTATTGAAGCGGGGGCTTTGGCTTTGAAGAAAGCGGTCCAAGGAGGCATTCAGGTGCAAATGGAACGCATTACCTTTGAAAGTGATTCTCAAATTATGGTGCAAGTTGTTCACGCTAATTATGTTGGTAATTCAAAATTTAGTGTGATTATATCTAGTATTAAGAATATGTTAGAATTACATTCcaactttgaggttaagtttgtTAAGCGTCAAGCGAATTTGATTGCTCACTTGTTAGTTAGGACGACTAATTCTAGACTAGGCGTAAGGTTCTTCATTTGA
- the LOC131661464 gene encoding uncharacterized protein LOC131661464 isoform X1, whose protein sequence is MWVFYLISLPLTTGMVLFTLRYFAGPDVPRYVLFTVGYTWFCSLSIIILVPADIWATIASHTENGGISFFWSWSYWSTFLLTWAVVPLIQGFEDAGDFTVSERLKTSVHVNLVFYLIVGSIGLFGIILLIMMHRSWSGSLLGFAMTCSNTFGLVTGAFLLGFGLSEIPKSIWRNADWATRQKVLSHKIAQMAVKLDDAHQELSNAIVVAQATSKQMSKRDPLRPYMNVIDEMLTQMFREDPSFKPQGGQLGENDMDYDTDEKSMAKLRRHLRNAREEYYRYKSEYITYVLEALELEDTIKNYERRNSTGWEYNSTIRPDRTGKLGSLLDTLEFFWKCVLRKQVEKGFAVLLGIMSVAILLAEATLLPSIDLSLFSILIKSVRTQELLVQAFAFVPLMYMCICTYYSLFKIGMLMFYSLTPRQTSSVNLLMICSMVARYAPPISYNFLNLIRLGPHKETIFEKRMGNIDNAVPLFGDRFNKIYPLIMVTYTLLVASDFFDKVFDFLGSWKRYIFKTEAEDMDGLDPSGVIILQKERSWLEQGRKIGEEQVVPLARNFNGIDIESGSNYRQRNGVEMKTTDLITEEGNGGLTKTLDEETRRYGSSREAISNKYAAIRGQGGPLSKFKAEEKNTASGYSALDEGSTNPKSSAGAPSSGLASTWHTMKTGFQSFKSNIGAKKFLPIRQIQENAVSRVSSSESLDDIFQRLKRPSLDQVTYNDED, encoded by the exons ATGTGGGTGTTTTACCTGATCTCGCTTCCTCTAACAACGGGGATGGTGCTTTTCACGTTGAGGTACTTTGCCGGTCCAGATGTTCCTCGATATGTGCTTTTCACCGTTGGATATACTTGGTTTTGTTCACTCTCCATCATCATTCTCGTCCCTGCTGACATTTGGGCG ACAATAGCTTCTCACACTGAGAATGGAGGCATTTCTTTCTTTTGGAGCTGGTCATATTGGAGTACATTTTTGCTTACTTG GGCTGTGGTGCCCCTTATTCAGGGTTTTGAAGATGCAGGGGATTTCACTGTATCAGAAAGATTGAAGACTAGTGTACATGTTAATTTGGTTTTCTATCTAATTGTGGGATCCATTGGCCTTTTCGGAATTATTCTTCTAATTATGATGCACAGGAGCTG GAGTGGGAGTCTTTTGGGATTTGCTATGACTTGCTCAAATACATTTGGACTTGTTACGGGTGCATTTCTTCTTGGCTTTGGTTTAAGCGAAATTCCTAAAAGCATTTGGCGAAATGCCGATTGGGCAACCCGTCAGAAAGTTCTTTCCCACAAAATTGCCCAAATGGCTGTCAAACTTGATGATGCTCACCAAGAACTTTCAAACGCTATTGTT GTTGCCCAAGCAACCTCCAAGCAGATGTCTAAGCGGGATCCTTTGAGACCTTATATGAATGTCATTGATGAAATGCTTACTCAAATG TTTAGAGAAGACCCATCCTTCAAACCACAAGGTGGACAATTAGGGGAAAATGATATGGATTATGATACAGATGAGAAGTCAATGGCAAAACTAAGGCGTCATCTTCGAAATGCTCGCGAAGAATATTATAGATACAAAAG TGAGTATATAACTTATGTACTGGAAGCCCTTGAGTTGGAAGATACAATAAAGAATTATGAACGTCGCAACTCAACTGGATG GGAATATAATTCAACCATCAGACCTGATCGGACTGGCAAGTTGGGGTCTTTACTTGATACTTTGG AGTTTTTTTGGAAATGCGTTTTAAGGAAACAAGTTGAAAAAGGCTTTGCTGTTTTGCTTGGTATCATGTCTGTTGCGATTCTTTTAGCAGAGGCAACTCTGCTGCCTAGCATCGATCTATCGCTTTTCTCCATTCTTATAAAATCCGTGCGAACACAGGAGCTGCTTGTGCAG GCATTTGCTTTTGTTCCACTCATGTACATGTGCATCTGCACATACTATTCTCTATTCAAAATTGGAATGTTGATGTTTTACTCACTGACGCCCAGGCAGACCAGCTCAGTTAACTTGCTTATGATATGCtc GATGGTGGCTCGTTATGCTCCCCCTATATCATACAACTTCCTCAATCTCATTCGCCTCGGTCCTCATAAAGAAACTATATTTGAAAAG CGAATGGGGAACATTGACAATGCTGTCCCTTTATTTGGGGATAGGTTTAACAAAATCTATCCACTTATTATGGTTACATACACCCTTTTGGTTGCAAGCGACTTCTTTGACAAAGTATTTGATTTTCTGGGGAGCTGGAAGAGATATATTTTCAAAACTGAAGCTGAGGATATGGATGGTTTGGATCCATCTGGAGTAATTATTTTACAAAAAG AACGGTCTTGGCTTGAACAAGGGCGCAAAATCGGGGAAGAGCAAGTTGTTCCGCTCGCAAGGAATTTCAATGGAATTGATATTGAATCAGGCAGCAATTATAGG CAGAGGAACGGTGTTGAAATGAAGACAACTGATTTAATTACTGAAGAAGGGAACGGAGGTCTGACAAAAACTTTGGACGAAGAGACAAGAAGATATGGCTCGAGCAGAGAAGCCATAAGCAACAAGTATGCGGCAATTAGAGGGCAGGGTGGGCCATTATCTAAATTCAAGGCAGAAGAGAAAAATACAGCCTCTGGTTATTCTGCGCTTGATGAAGGTAGTACTAACCCTAAAAGTTCAGCTGGAGCACCGTCTTCAGGTTTGGCTTCGACGTGGCACACAATGAAGACAGGCTTTCAGAGTTTCAAGTCCAACATAGGGGCCAAAAAGTTTTTACCTATACGACAAATACAGGAAAATGCAGTCTCTCGAGTGTCCTCTTCAGAGTCACTTGATGATATATTTCAAAGGCTCAAACGGCCATCTTTAGACCAAGTTACTTACAATGACGAGGACTAG
- the LOC131661464 gene encoding uncharacterized protein LOC131661464 isoform X2: MWVFYLISLPLTTGMVLFTLRYFAGPDVPRYVLFTVGYTWFCSLSIIILVPADIWATIASHTENGGISFFWSWSYWSTFLLTWAVVPLIQGFEDAGDFTVSERLKTSVHVNLVFYLIVGSIGLFGIILLIMMHRSWSGSLLGFAMTCSNTFGLVTGAFLLGFGLSEIPKSIWRNADWATRQKVLSHKIAQMAVKLDDAHQELSNAIVVAQATSKQMSKRDPLRPYMNVIDEMLTQMFREDPSFKPQGGQLGENDMDYDTDEKSMAKLRRHLRNAREEYYRYKSEYITYVLEALELEDTIKNYERRNSTGWEYNSTIRPDRTGKLGSLLDTLEFFWKCVLRKQVEKGFAVLLGIMSVAILLAEATLLPSIDLSLFSILIKSVRTQELLVQAFAFVPLMYMCICTYYSLFKIGMLMFYSLTPRQTSSVNLLMICSMVARYAPPISYNFLNLIRLGPHKETIFEKRMGNIDNAVPLFGDRFNKIYPLIMVTYTLLVASDFFDKVFDFLGSWKRYIFKTEAEDMDGLDPSGVIILQKERSWLEQGRKIGEEQVVPLARNFNGIDIESGSNYRRNGVEMKTTDLITEEGNGGLTKTLDEETRRYGSSREAISNKYAAIRGQGGPLSKFKAEEKNTASGYSALDEGSTNPKSSAGAPSSGLASTWHTMKTGFQSFKSNIGAKKFLPIRQIQENAVSRVSSSESLDDIFQRLKRPSLDQVTYNDED; this comes from the exons ATGTGGGTGTTTTACCTGATCTCGCTTCCTCTAACAACGGGGATGGTGCTTTTCACGTTGAGGTACTTTGCCGGTCCAGATGTTCCTCGATATGTGCTTTTCACCGTTGGATATACTTGGTTTTGTTCACTCTCCATCATCATTCTCGTCCCTGCTGACATTTGGGCG ACAATAGCTTCTCACACTGAGAATGGAGGCATTTCTTTCTTTTGGAGCTGGTCATATTGGAGTACATTTTTGCTTACTTG GGCTGTGGTGCCCCTTATTCAGGGTTTTGAAGATGCAGGGGATTTCACTGTATCAGAAAGATTGAAGACTAGTGTACATGTTAATTTGGTTTTCTATCTAATTGTGGGATCCATTGGCCTTTTCGGAATTATTCTTCTAATTATGATGCACAGGAGCTG GAGTGGGAGTCTTTTGGGATTTGCTATGACTTGCTCAAATACATTTGGACTTGTTACGGGTGCATTTCTTCTTGGCTTTGGTTTAAGCGAAATTCCTAAAAGCATTTGGCGAAATGCCGATTGGGCAACCCGTCAGAAAGTTCTTTCCCACAAAATTGCCCAAATGGCTGTCAAACTTGATGATGCTCACCAAGAACTTTCAAACGCTATTGTT GTTGCCCAAGCAACCTCCAAGCAGATGTCTAAGCGGGATCCTTTGAGACCTTATATGAATGTCATTGATGAAATGCTTACTCAAATG TTTAGAGAAGACCCATCCTTCAAACCACAAGGTGGACAATTAGGGGAAAATGATATGGATTATGATACAGATGAGAAGTCAATGGCAAAACTAAGGCGTCATCTTCGAAATGCTCGCGAAGAATATTATAGATACAAAAG TGAGTATATAACTTATGTACTGGAAGCCCTTGAGTTGGAAGATACAATAAAGAATTATGAACGTCGCAACTCAACTGGATG GGAATATAATTCAACCATCAGACCTGATCGGACTGGCAAGTTGGGGTCTTTACTTGATACTTTGG AGTTTTTTTGGAAATGCGTTTTAAGGAAACAAGTTGAAAAAGGCTTTGCTGTTTTGCTTGGTATCATGTCTGTTGCGATTCTTTTAGCAGAGGCAACTCTGCTGCCTAGCATCGATCTATCGCTTTTCTCCATTCTTATAAAATCCGTGCGAACACAGGAGCTGCTTGTGCAG GCATTTGCTTTTGTTCCACTCATGTACATGTGCATCTGCACATACTATTCTCTATTCAAAATTGGAATGTTGATGTTTTACTCACTGACGCCCAGGCAGACCAGCTCAGTTAACTTGCTTATGATATGCtc GATGGTGGCTCGTTATGCTCCCCCTATATCATACAACTTCCTCAATCTCATTCGCCTCGGTCCTCATAAAGAAACTATATTTGAAAAG CGAATGGGGAACATTGACAATGCTGTCCCTTTATTTGGGGATAGGTTTAACAAAATCTATCCACTTATTATGGTTACATACACCCTTTTGGTTGCAAGCGACTTCTTTGACAAAGTATTTGATTTTCTGGGGAGCTGGAAGAGATATATTTTCAAAACTGAAGCTGAGGATATGGATGGTTTGGATCCATCTGGAGTAATTATTTTACAAAAAG AACGGTCTTGGCTTGAACAAGGGCGCAAAATCGGGGAAGAGCAAGTTGTTCCGCTCGCAAGGAATTTCAATGGAATTGATATTGAATCAGGCAGCAATTATAGG AGGAACGGTGTTGAAATGAAGACAACTGATTTAATTACTGAAGAAGGGAACGGAGGTCTGACAAAAACTTTGGACGAAGAGACAAGAAGATATGGCTCGAGCAGAGAAGCCATAAGCAACAAGTATGCGGCAATTAGAGGGCAGGGTGGGCCATTATCTAAATTCAAGGCAGAAGAGAAAAATACAGCCTCTGGTTATTCTGCGCTTGATGAAGGTAGTACTAACCCTAAAAGTTCAGCTGGAGCACCGTCTTCAGGTTTGGCTTCGACGTGGCACACAATGAAGACAGGCTTTCAGAGTTTCAAGTCCAACATAGGGGCCAAAAAGTTTTTACCTATACGACAAATACAGGAAAATGCAGTCTCTCGAGTGTCCTCTTCAGAGTCACTTGATGATATATTTCAAAGGCTCAAACGGCCATCTTTAGACCAAGTTACTTACAATGACGAGGACTAG
- the LOC131661464 gene encoding uncharacterized protein LOC131661464 isoform X3 has translation MMHRSWSGSLLGFAMTCSNTFGLVTGAFLLGFGLSEIPKSIWRNADWATRQKVLSHKIAQMAVKLDDAHQELSNAIVVAQATSKQMSKRDPLRPYMNVIDEMLTQMFREDPSFKPQGGQLGENDMDYDTDEKSMAKLRRHLRNAREEYYRYKSEYITYVLEALELEDTIKNYERRNSTGWEYNSTIRPDRTGKLGSLLDTLEFFWKCVLRKQVEKGFAVLLGIMSVAILLAEATLLPSIDLSLFSILIKSVRTQELLVQAFAFVPLMYMCICTYYSLFKIGMLMFYSLTPRQTSSVNLLMICSMVARYAPPISYNFLNLIRLGPHKETIFEKRMGNIDNAVPLFGDRFNKIYPLIMVTYTLLVASDFFDKVFDFLGSWKRYIFKTEAEDMDGLDPSGVIILQKERSWLEQGRKIGEEQVVPLARNFNGIDIESGSNYRQRNGVEMKTTDLITEEGNGGLTKTLDEETRRYGSSREAISNKYAAIRGQGGPLSKFKAEEKNTASGYSALDEGSTNPKSSAGAPSSGLASTWHTMKTGFQSFKSNIGAKKFLPIRQIQENAVSRVSSSESLDDIFQRLKRPSLDQVTYNDED, from the exons ATGATGCACAGGAGCTG GAGTGGGAGTCTTTTGGGATTTGCTATGACTTGCTCAAATACATTTGGACTTGTTACGGGTGCATTTCTTCTTGGCTTTGGTTTAAGCGAAATTCCTAAAAGCATTTGGCGAAATGCCGATTGGGCAACCCGTCAGAAAGTTCTTTCCCACAAAATTGCCCAAATGGCTGTCAAACTTGATGATGCTCACCAAGAACTTTCAAACGCTATTGTT GTTGCCCAAGCAACCTCCAAGCAGATGTCTAAGCGGGATCCTTTGAGACCTTATATGAATGTCATTGATGAAATGCTTACTCAAATG TTTAGAGAAGACCCATCCTTCAAACCACAAGGTGGACAATTAGGGGAAAATGATATGGATTATGATACAGATGAGAAGTCAATGGCAAAACTAAGGCGTCATCTTCGAAATGCTCGCGAAGAATATTATAGATACAAAAG TGAGTATATAACTTATGTACTGGAAGCCCTTGAGTTGGAAGATACAATAAAGAATTATGAACGTCGCAACTCAACTGGATG GGAATATAATTCAACCATCAGACCTGATCGGACTGGCAAGTTGGGGTCTTTACTTGATACTTTGG AGTTTTTTTGGAAATGCGTTTTAAGGAAACAAGTTGAAAAAGGCTTTGCTGTTTTGCTTGGTATCATGTCTGTTGCGATTCTTTTAGCAGAGGCAACTCTGCTGCCTAGCATCGATCTATCGCTTTTCTCCATTCTTATAAAATCCGTGCGAACACAGGAGCTGCTTGTGCAG GCATTTGCTTTTGTTCCACTCATGTACATGTGCATCTGCACATACTATTCTCTATTCAAAATTGGAATGTTGATGTTTTACTCACTGACGCCCAGGCAGACCAGCTCAGTTAACTTGCTTATGATATGCtc GATGGTGGCTCGTTATGCTCCCCCTATATCATACAACTTCCTCAATCTCATTCGCCTCGGTCCTCATAAAGAAACTATATTTGAAAAG CGAATGGGGAACATTGACAATGCTGTCCCTTTATTTGGGGATAGGTTTAACAAAATCTATCCACTTATTATGGTTACATACACCCTTTTGGTTGCAAGCGACTTCTTTGACAAAGTATTTGATTTTCTGGGGAGCTGGAAGAGATATATTTTCAAAACTGAAGCTGAGGATATGGATGGTTTGGATCCATCTGGAGTAATTATTTTACAAAAAG AACGGTCTTGGCTTGAACAAGGGCGCAAAATCGGGGAAGAGCAAGTTGTTCCGCTCGCAAGGAATTTCAATGGAATTGATATTGAATCAGGCAGCAATTATAGG CAGAGGAACGGTGTTGAAATGAAGACAACTGATTTAATTACTGAAGAAGGGAACGGAGGTCTGACAAAAACTTTGGACGAAGAGACAAGAAGATATGGCTCGAGCAGAGAAGCCATAAGCAACAAGTATGCGGCAATTAGAGGGCAGGGTGGGCCATTATCTAAATTCAAGGCAGAAGAGAAAAATACAGCCTCTGGTTATTCTGCGCTTGATGAAGGTAGTACTAACCCTAAAAGTTCAGCTGGAGCACCGTCTTCAGGTTTGGCTTCGACGTGGCACACAATGAAGACAGGCTTTCAGAGTTTCAAGTCCAACATAGGGGCCAAAAAGTTTTTACCTATACGACAAATACAGGAAAATGCAGTCTCTCGAGTGTCCTCTTCAGAGTCACTTGATGATATATTTCAAAGGCTCAAACGGCCATCTTTAGACCAAGTTACTTACAATGACGAGGACTAG
- the LOC131661465 gene encoding uncharacterized protein LOC131661465, producing the protein MNQMKLLCELEATRVRCKEHPNDKQLPGVCSSCLRDKLSQLYTKNSNDCSLYYSSPLSPGSPQPIEDDSTNHGSLGHRNRRFHRNASHAAGSVSCMISFNNALNLKKSKSLAVATRSRVRERDVGGGRGRKKDGFWSKVLKLRRKETEESVVKSRT; encoded by the coding sequence ATGAATCAAATGAAGTTGTTGTGTGAATTAGAAGCAACAAGAGTAAGGTGCAAAGAGCATCCAAATGATAAACAATTACCGGGTGTTTGTTCCTCTTGTTTAAGAGACAAACTCTCGCAGCTTTATACTAAGAACTCTAATGATTGTTCTCTCTACTATTCTTCTCCTTTGTCACCGGGTTCTCCTCAACCTATTGAGGATGATTCAACGAATCATGGGTCTTTGGGGCATCGTAATAGGCGCTTTCACCGGAATGCTTCGCATGCGGCTGGTTCGGTTTCTTGTATGATAAGCTTTAATAATGCTTTGAATTTGAAGAAGAGCAAGTCGCTTGCCGTTGCTACGAGGAGCAGAGTCAGGGAGAGGGATGTTGGTGGGGGGCGGGGAAGGAAGAAAGATGGCTTTTGGTCCAAGGTACTTAAACTGAGAAGAAAGGAGACAGAGGAATCTGTTGTGAAATCCAGGACTTGA